tgcactaaataaataataggtaAAGCAGTTAGTCTGTCAGAGGACAAAGGgaagctaaacacacacaaactctgttAGAGTTAATGTAGATTTACAACAACTTTGTCTTATTTCATTCAACAATATAATGTCACATTTGTAACCTGATCTCGCAGTCTGTGGGCAATTCAAAATATTAAACCTCATACAAGATCAGTGTATTATGTTCCTACATTTAAGCATTCGGCTATATCTGATCGCTATCATGCATTCATAAATCACTGATCCGGTCCTCTCATCCTCTCAGGGAGGAATGGATACGGGCAATCCAGGCTGTAGCAAATGGGCTGAAGACACGAGAGGAGGAGGAGCCAATGGACATTAACTTCAGCTCATCAGGAGACAGCAGCATGGAGACACCCATGGCAAAATCACGCAGCAAAGTGGTCAGTCTCACACATTCACCAGGGAAATGAGTGCTTTTGAGAATGAATCAGTGATGACCTTTATATCATCTGTTTGTGTGCTGTAGACGATGAGTGATTTTGACTACTTGAAGCTGCTGGGCAAGGGCACTTTTGGAAAAGTAATCCTGGTCAGAGAGAAAGCAACAGGTGTGCATTATGCCATGAAGATCCTGAGAAAGGAGGTCATCATCGCTAAGGTAAAATTcgtctacactcacacagaattGTCACAAAACCAAAGTTCTGCTCTCTGTACTCATGTCctgttaatgtaaaatgttttgggCTATAAAAATGGTCTTTATTACATAATATTCCTGAGATGTTCTGAGCTGCTTGGACTGACCTTTAACAGCAATCTACAATCAGTGTGTCCAGGGTATCGGCTGGAAACttgtaaatgtaatacaataGCTGAGAGAAAGCATCAAATATTATTCAATCTATCCAACTTCAGACACAAAAGAACCCATGGAGCCTATGTTCACATAAACTCCAGCCCCAGAACCTACTATGATTCAACTAGAGTTAGCGGGCTAAATGGAGTTGACATTAGCACGGGCAGTCATGACTTCACTTTCAATGACACTTCATTGAAGTCTACTGGCTATCCTAACTGCTTATGGGAATGGTCAGGAGTGCCAAACGCTTGTATTCACATTGTTAACCTCATTGCTTAAATGCTAAACGTACAATATTTGGTTCATACTGACTTATGGTCAAAAGTGCCTtgtttaaaaactattaaaaacaagttttttaaactaaaaaacttgtttaaaaactaaaaactcaAGGTTGAGTATATTGTCCCGGGTTTATGAATAAGAATTTTGAGCTTAGTTTTCAGTAAGTCAGAAGTCTTTGTAAGTCAGAAATCAAAATAATGAGCTTTAGTTGAATACAGTGTCATCTGTTTGTGCTGAACACTTGATATTTTTGCCATGgtgtaaaaatgatttttttaagttattacaAAATGTGCATGTTAAAGGGTACAATAATACATCATTGCATCTCTATTAGCTTATACACTGTTTGTGCTCATTTGGCAAGATGATGTAGTAGCAATGCTTGGACACTGCGTCTTGTTCAGACAGTCATTGAGCACCGACTGGCTGATGGTTGCAGAAGTCGAGCTCTTTTTGATAGGCGATGCTCTTTCTCTGGTATTATTCTCAAAACAGTCTAGTACTTCACATAACACTACTCAGGCAAGGCCAGTTACATCTGCTGTACATAAATTAGTCTGGCTTCAGTTTTGGTGACGTTTGCGGTGAAAATTAGCCACCAAATTCTTTGAGTGCACTTGATTTAAtatctgattattttcctgtatttaatatcttaaataaataaataaataaatcgatgCTCCACAATCACTGTTCTATGTACATAGATTGTccatataaaaaatgtttttgatagGAAATTGACTCTAATATTAACCTATTCATCTTCCATATTTTCCAGTAGCATGGAAACAGTCCTACCGAAATCTTAAGTTATGTTCTTTGTTTAATGCTCAAGCCTTTAGGAAACATAGTTCTGTCATGTCCTATGCTGTGTATTTAAGGATGAGGTGGCTCACACGGTCACGGAGAGCAGAGTGCTACAGAACACCAGACACCCTTTCCTTACGGTGAGACTGTCTCTATATACACACTACCAGGCGGAGAACCACCAGTGTTGCGATTAACTCACAAGTGTGACTGTGTCAtgatgtggtgtttgtgtttttgtgctcaGACACTAAAGTATGCGTTCCAAACACACGACCGACTTTGCTTCGTCATGGAGTATGCTAATGGAGGCGAGGTACTTAACACCCACCCACTGAACATTATGCAAACATCTTAATGCCACACACCATACAACTGACCCTCCCTTTGTCCCTGTTTGTTTCCAGCTGTTTTTCCACTTGTCCCGTGAACGTGTTTTTACGGAAGAACGAGCACAGTTTTATGGAGCTGAAATTGTTTCTGCGCTTGAGTATCTGCACTCACGAGATGTTGTCTACCGAGACCtgaaggtcacacacacacacacacacacacacacacacacacacacacacacactttctaacCTTTTATTGAGTTGTTGGATTTATACTTGTTATGGTTCTTATTGTCCACAATGTAAAATCTTATGAAAACCACAGAGTACATGTTGCAATCTTAAACTGTATTTTAGATCCAATGTGTTGAACGGACTACGAGATGCAAACTTTTTCCTCTTTGACAATTGCCGTCAAAGATATGGTGCATTTGCAATAGCTTGATTCAGTCTATTTGCATTGCAACTCCATCTTATTGTATTTCGGCAGCAGTGCTGGTTAACGTGATTCACTGACTTCAAGATTTACTGTAAAATCATAACATTCTGCTGGCATCTGACATTATTGGAGACAGTTAATGTAGCGTTTAGGACCATATTTGTCCCAGAAATATGTTAATCAGCTGCCTGTATGTGTTACAGCTGGAGAATCTAATGCTGGATAAAGATGGACACATTAAGATCACAGATTTTGGTTTGTGTAAGGAGGGAATTACCAATGAAGCCACCATGAAGACCTTCTGTGGAACTCCAGAGTACCTTGCacctgaggtgtgtgtgtgtgtatgtgtataaatatatatctgcGCACACATATGTATGCAGCAGAGTGTACCTCGCTCCTGGTGTTAATGCACTCATGGCTAATCTCTTTATACTGCAGCTTATCTCTTTcggtctctcactttctttccttaTCCATACACAGGTACTAGAGGATAACGATTACGGACGGGCAGTAGACTGGTGGGGTTTGGGTGTGGTCATGTATGAAATGATGTGCGGTCGACTGCCATTCTATAATCAGGACCACGAGCGACTGTTTGAGCTTATCCTCATGGAGGAGATCAGATTTCCCCGGAACCTGTCACCTGATGCCAAGAGCTTGCTTGCTGGCCTGCTCAAGAAAGACCCTAAACAAAGGTCAGGCAGAAACACTGTACTTTTGGACAGCTTAAGATATTACAACTATTAAATCTTTAATATCTGAAATCTAGTGGGCATGTTTCTGAAACGTGTAGCCTAAATGTGAGTCAGAATTATCAGTGTATtagaccatgtttttttttttctttattcgtGAAGGTTGGGAGGAAGTTCTGAAGATGCCAAAGAAGTGATGGCTCACAAGTTTTTCTCCTCCATTAACTGGCAGGATGTACTGCAGAAAAAGGTGAGGGGTAACCGAGATATAAGCACAACAGGAAACAAGTGGAGTGATTAGCTCTATTCGACAATGTACTGATGCATAAGAATGCTTAACACCTTCCTCTTCCACAGACACTGGCTTTTAAGTTCTTTAGGGGATTTAGACTTTGAATGAAAGGATTTATGGAGTTGTTTAGGGGTAAGCTACCAGTTGCTTGAAGACACAACAGTAACAGAACATGTGTAGCTATTTGCAGAGTTGTCAGGTTGATTTTAGCAGATTATGTAACCGGTTAAACTGGCTACCAGCAAATGATGGTTAACAGGTTTCTTTATgttaaaatgacatcaaaagTCCAAACAAGTCACTGCTTGTACCTCATTTGAGTCTAATCacaagtttgtgtgtgcattgtgtcgTCATCACAAGCTTTGTGTCTATTTGGTTCACAACTGCTACGGAATGGAATAAAAACCATATAAGTAGGATGCTGGTAATAACACAGAGGTGAGAGCGATCACTCGTTACTATTCTACCTCCCTCTGCCAGAGTCAAGTATGGTGAAGTTCAACGTTGCACTCTTTACAGCTCATTTAGACAACAGTGATGTATAcataatgtgtgtataaatgtggcAGACTGGAAAAccctgtccaaaaaaaaaagaaaagaaaatattgctGTGGCTGATTTCtggcaaagagagaaaaaaaaaaaaatctgttacaTAGTTGAACATCCATGAAACTGTATTTTACATCAACATTTGTTACCAATAACATCCTTTTAAGCGAGTGTGAGTGCATTTAAGCGAGTGCACTGGGTTCATATAAGGCAGTGTCCGTGTCAGCATGAGGTGGTATATAAATAGCGCAGACCATGACCAAGGTAAATACTAGAGAAATGTTCCGGAGCTTCAGGTTGGGTGTGCAGGAGCCTGTGTGAAGGAACAATACTTGCACAATTTCACTAGATGCTGTTTTGCCAAGGAATGTGATGTACAAGAAAACAGGCCAAATTTTTCCATCGCTCTATGAGCCAGTTGTGATATACAGGTGGCTATTGTAGTCACTTTTAGGGGGGACAGAAATCAGCATTTACACACTAACTGCTCTGCACTGTCTGTTTTGATACTTTTTCTTTCACAGCTGCTATGAACTTTTTCAGCAAATTGTGCTTCAGAAGCACTTCTGTGGGATGGAACCAGAAGGGCTAGCCTTGACACAAACACGCGTACATTCACACATAAGGGGCAATTATTTGTAGCCAGTCAACCTGCCAGCATCTTTTGGGAAGGTGGTGTGAGCTCGGAGGAAtcccacacaaaaacaaaggaagaacatatctaaataatgtcattaaagACGTGTTTAGTGATGCTGATCAGACTGTACTACTATGAAGAGCCACTGTTCATAATTTGTCATTGTTGATGCGATTTGTTCTCACAGACACATTTTCTGTCTATCATTTTAGCTCACCCCGCCCTTTAAGCCTCAGGTGACATCAGAGACTGATACTCGCTATTTTGATGAGGAGTTCACTTTGCAGACCATCACTGTCACACCACCTGACCAGTGTGAGTATAACAAGTATAACACGTGTGCTTGTGTTATCTTGCTGCAAATCTGGTGCACAGTATCTCACTTGATGCTTAGAGTTTGGGTCTTAGTAGTTTTCCTCAGTATACCGAGCAGTCTAAACTGCTCACCGACTTGCAGGGTATGAGGAGAAAACACTCCACTTCTATAGATGATCTCAAGATTTGGCTGCCATTATGAACTTAGTAATGTATCAGAGGAGTGCAATTGTTTTCACACATGACATGGTCTTAACCTGGGAtgatgggatgtggtagcctagtggttaaggtgttgggctaccaataggaaggttgtgagttcgattcctacgtccaccaagctgccactgttgggcccctgagcaaggcccttaaccctcaattgctcagttgtataaaaatgagataaaatgtaagtcgctttggataagggcatctgctaaatgctgtaaatgtaacctgAGGTCATCTGATGCAAAACCAGACCATACCAGAGGGATGTATGTGGTTTCAAAACGTAAATTTCACAATTGAGTTTAGTCTGTGTAATATTACCTTTTTAGAGTACAAGTTGTTAAAATGTCAGAACTATGTTTTTACATTGAGATGGTACACATACGTCTACCATTAGAAACACATTTTTTCAGTTGCACTGAAAATGCAAAAGTGTGAATTGTTGAGGAAACCACCAAAAGCATAAAACTTAAGGTGGTCAGAAATCAATTTTGTTGCATCTTATATTGTGCATTTCCTTTAAGCCAATAATGCACTCTATAGAATCTTTAACATCCTTGATTACCTGACCCTACCTTAGAGCAGAGCAACAAAAAATCTTTATCTGTTTCCCTTGTCCATGCACCCATACAGCTGAAGCTGTTCTAGCCTTCTACTGTGCTAGCAAAATGTGCAGAGTTCATATTAATCAAATGAAACCTGTATATTTCAGCTGCTTTGCTCAACGACAATTCAGTACAATCCGTTAATCCCCACAGCAGTGTATATGCACATGtagtttatttaatttccaCTATAGATTTAGAATGAGCTTTTTCTGAGGTTATTTGACCCACTTTCACATTTctttcaattaaaaaagaagCCAGATAAGCCAGAGATAAAGTTCATCTACATGAACTTGTCATAAAACTAAATTGGATGAGGTGGCTGTACAATTAACACCTCCTTTATGCAAATaagcaaatcttttttttgtatagcgtGTCATCTTCCAGTGTATTAATTTCTTGGGTATTTCTTAATAATAGTGATATTTTAGGATGAAGCTGGTTTAAGTGGaacgtgtttgtgtttattaaccCTTGTTTTATTGCATATGTTTCTCTGTGCAGATGATAGCTTGGATGTGGAGGACCCAGAGGCGCGAACACACTTCCCTCAGTTCTCTTACTCTGCCAGTGTACGGGAGTGAAGgagacacccacacatacatatacacactctcaccaGCAAACCAGATATCATTGCAATGCAcacctacactcacacactgtctcaccaGCAACCTGGACACCATGCTAACACCCATtcgtacacacactgttaccaGCAAACTGGAAaccgtttacacacacacacacacatatacacacacatatacacacacacacacacacacacacacacacacaaaacctgtcACCAGCAAATCAAACACCATGGCAACTTACTGCGATCAGCAGTGATTAGTGGAGGCCTCATTAAGCTGTGCCTGATCCAGATTGGTCCTCCAGGCTgtctgttacactacacacacactcttcacacctATAAATAAAGTGGGTCAAAGACTCATTGTTTTGAACACCTCAGAaacagcatatactgtatacacacattctCTTGTATGCACGTTTTAAAAAGAAGTAAAACTTCAGATTGTTACAGTTTTTAATACAGGGAAAAAATGCACGCAAGAAGCCATCCTGCAGTGCAAGTGCCCTTTTTATGCATTCAGCTCTTACTGTGGTGACTGCTGatagagacaaagtgtgtgtgtctgtgtgtgtgggggggggttggTTTTGTGCGAAtggtgatgtgtgtatgttctgAATGTACATctttaagtgtgtttgtgttgatttgaATCTGTACAGGGCCCATAATGtaggggggagggggaggggttGGGACTGGGATTGCATAtatgtacacacgcacacatacagatgcAGTAGATGTGTAAAGGGAAAATAACAGTTACAGCTCTGTGgaaaagtatgtgtgtgtgtgtggagtgtgtccACTTTCTGTACCTGTAAGGCTGTGTCATCACTGTGTAGCCCAGGGGTCTGCTACAGAGGGCAGAATTCCAAACAGTTCAAGCACTGGGAAGATGTAGTCTTAGGTTCATCGCTTAGAGACACCAGAGTCGTCACTTGGCAGGTGTCGCAGAGGAATCACTAAACTGTGCTGTGTAGGACTCTGCAGAACTCCACACAGCTCTATGTGACCACACCCCAAATACAACAGGCCTCCTGCTGTAAAACACCCGTCACTCAGCTGTACAATTCTGCAGGCTTTGATGTAAAGAGAATTTTATTAAATGAGAATTTGAAATGTCTCTTGCTcttctcgctgtctctctctctaatgctGTTTAATGATCTCAGTTAGGATGAGAGCTGATGGGAGCAATTGAGGGAATGAGGTGGAGTgagttttatgtatttttttattttttgttttattttttttcccttttctgtttgtttcctgAACAGATCAGACATTTgacatttttgcttttgttcctTAAATCATCCTGATGAgctcaatataaatataatctatTCCACAAGCTGACTGCTCTCATGTCCTTTGTTAGATACTGTaactgcgtctgtgtgtgcgtgtctgtgtgtgagtgtctgtgtgtgcgtcatCTTACGCAATCTATGAAGTTGAGTTAATGGTGGTGCAGACCATCACACTTCATAGCAAATGATGTAATATGACATGCACAGCTCCACCAGGACCAGGAGTTGACAAGACCACCACTGACCAGGAATGATGCACTATATGATGCACTGCACTACTGTCTTGAAGTATTTAAAAATGCTTCAGAGGTGTCTCAAACTCtacagtctctacacacatGGTGATTAGTCAGCGTTTACTTATGGTcagccttttttattttttaattttatttcccaATTGTTTATTGGAGCATTTACACAGTAAATTCGGTTTTCATGAAAatcctttgtttaaaaaaaaaattaaattgtatcTAGTGTCTGCTTCTAGCAATAACTATTGACTGATCCAAACCATGACTGATCAGCTTCAAACCTGTACTTTTATATACAGATTTTATATCACACTTaaatttaaatcacatttttgaAATTATACATATGTTGAAACCTGTACAttcatattaaatttaattaaagaaagcCAGTCAACATAATTCCAGATAATTAAAATCACTCACTCAAGTGCCACTGTATAAATAAAGCATGAGCTGCAATAGCTCAAgttgtttctgtttgtctttcaatTCTGTGAAATATTAGACCTAGATGCAAGTGCCCCTTCATACTTTGCAATAGTTTGTCCTGGATGAACTGATCTTAAATGTGCAGCTCTATGTACAGGTGTGAACCGAGTTCAGTGTGTCTCAGATTGTGATCCTTTCACAAACAATTTTCAGAGCTGGATAGGTGACCTTGTTACCTCTGTTGTGTGCACAACAAGAAGATTCACATACTCAACTATTTCCCTAGctggaaaatataaaataatggaGAACATGTCTGGACATGTTTGGACTTGCTGAAAATAAGAgtaataagaaatattaaaaaaggttAATAGAAAAACAGTCATTCTACAATAGCCGAGTTGAGAGCAGCTTCTTTAGTCATCACCTGTTTATTTGCTTCGTTAGGAGAAAGttctcatttctttctaaaAACAAATGCAGCATTAGACTGAAGCAATAAACATGTGCTTCCACCTTCCTCCAGCACAGAAGATGCATTAAATCCAATTATAAGTGATCACTGAAGATGTGTTTAAAATAGCAGGTGTTTATGGCTACGTGTTTCGGCTGTACACATGATCAGATCACCTCAGAGAAATGGTAACACCAGAAGTGACCAATCAATGCATATGCAATGTGTTGTATAGTGTCTGGTGTGGCTGAAGAACTTAGACTTGACGCTGTTTTTAATTGAACCCCCTCTCAGATGACGTTCTCACTCAATTTTACTCTTTACATGCAAGTTGGGAAATGTTTAGATGCACCATGTGTAGAATTTActgatttaattgatttaagATTAAAGAAtattgtttacagtgtgtatgaTGTCCTTATGCAAAAGGTTTAGAATTACAGGACAGTTTTAAAGTGCTTTAGTGTTTgactgaaatacttaaaccagaggtattcaactaaaatttaaagaggtccagtaagagaaaatttcttgaagcaaaggtccggaagatcataatgtctaactagttagtgtgatatatatttaagtagcttagtagttgtatcaacatctgcaagcaatcaatacctgattCAATACCTCCATcaagtacaattcaaaaactttttgacaatatttattgtcacgtaacatagaactgaacatatgtatgattgtagatatgtataacgttctctcattaaataaataaaagtagggctacatttcatagtaagagaaaataaataaaatgtgaaaattgtgtatgtttaaataaagtgcttgaCTTTAAAGTGCTTAtacattgtcacttttaataagtgtccctgtttctgaacatatgagacacactggtttagtgtgaagtgggaagtatgaacagaaatcagtctgtccattctggattaaatgctctattttcgctgtccacttttctttttggagagcggcatttgttctttattctccctttctccgtctcactcgtctgtttctctccctttctccgtctcactcgtctgtttctctccctttgttttctacatgtatcgctatctttctttcacgtgtaactttactctaattctctctcatctgtcttgcactgttgagtcgcagtgtttacttcaggaatgcacagacttgattggctgagtggtatcacgtgggatggcttaactcgcatgcaattggtctgtgcgtttccactaccactaccgtaaagattgcaaaagctgcgccggtaaaaatagaagcgctttgtcaagttttaaatcataacctttagTTTTGGCCGtgggtccgggtccggattggacagcttctgggtccggacccggaccgcggtccgcctgttagtgacctatgacTTAAACCATGGGTCAAAACCATGTGCATTAATACTGAGTTGTTTCCAATTTGTTTCCATTCACTCCTTTCACAAGGCTTTCCACTACATATTCAAGTCAATAagtcatttaatttacattacatttacatttatggcatttagcagacacctttatccagagtgacttacatttttacagCAGTGGCACCTTgaatttgaactcatgaccttccgatcagtagtccaacacctaaaccactaggctaccatagccccatttcaactatatatacagtgtcgcttgaaagtttgtgaaccctttagccTATagttctgcataaatatgacccatcatcagattttcacatgtcctaaaagtaaacaaagtgaacacaaacaaataagccAAAGATATTATACTCTTTcctttaattattgagaaattTGTCCATCATTACATATCTTTGAattgcaaaagtatgtgaacctttgctTTCAGTAAAGCTCTTTGCTTTGAGCTcttgtgcagcaataactgTAAGTAAAGTTTCCAGTAACTTTTGATCAGTCCTGAACAACAGCTAAGACgaattttattccattcctcagtacagaagagCTTCAACACTCAGAATCTGTCTCAGATAGTCCTCTtgcttgtccacatgatctttagcaaacttcatGGAGAGCagtgttctttttggagagtagtggcTTTCTCCTTGCAACTCTGCCTTGCACACCaaggttgttcagtgttcacctcatggcagactcatgaacattaacattagtcAAAGTAAAAGAGGCCTTTAGATGCTTAGATGTTACCCTGGGTTCCTTTCAGAACCAACAGACTATTGTCTCAACATTtcttgcttttggagtgatctttgttggttgaccAAGTCTGGGAATGTACCAATGGTCtaaatttcctccatttgtatAGAATCTATATGAATATGAGTCCAAACTCTTAATAGAGAGAggattttgtaaccttttcctGCCTGATGAGCAACAATTACTCTTTTTCTGACGTCCTTAGAAATCTCcatttttttgcaatatttctcTTCCAACACACgtcatgaacatcagactttgatatatctctgtactttaaataaaataggacaCTCATGGAGACCTTGATTGTCATTTCATTGACTGAAAACAGATGGAtctaatttgaccttgaaattaaGCACTAAACCTAGAGGTTGACATACTTTCGCCtcacacagatatataatattggaacattttctgaatgagattgtgtgtgccctgtgaagggttggcactctgtccagggtgtatcttgccttgatgcctgatgatgcctgagataggcacaggctcctcgtgacctgaggtagttcagataagtggtagaaaatgagtgagtgagtgagagttcacaatgtgtatgtatttatcccctatgagcaagtctgaggtgactcaggcagcagtggcaaagaaaaactcctttagatggtaaaggaagaaaccttgagaggaaccagacttaaaggggaacccatcctcatatgcgtgacactggagggtgtgattataaatatacagcctaaaaaatgttgtattgatgcaaaggatcacatggagttcacatctcctctttagtaacgcagagtccaactggagctggaacatctctagatgcctcaggattctcagttggcctcatctcagtggaggtccaaaatcttcttCGGAAGTcgatctgagctggtacaatttctggatgcctcaggatgggtacaaagagagaaacagtggagagggattaactgtttataatatttgcaagtctgatgtaatagtgtacaatattatgggatgtattatgtattatatcaAAGCTTTGGCTTTGATATAGGC
Above is a window of Tachysurus vachellii isolate PV-2020 chromosome 9, HZAU_Pvac_v1, whole genome shotgun sequence DNA encoding:
- the akt2 gene encoding RAC-beta serine/threonine-protein kinase; this encodes MNEVSVVREGWLHKRGEYIKTWRPRYFILKSDGTFIGYKEKPDLPEPSLPPLNNFSVAECQLMKTERPRPNTFVIRCLQWTTVIERTFHVDSNAEREEWIRAIQAVANGLKTREEEEPMDINFSSSGDSSMETPMAKSRSKVTMSDFDYLKLLGKGTFGKVILVREKATGVHYAMKILRKEVIIAKDEVAHTVTESRVLQNTRHPFLTTLKYAFQTHDRLCFVMEYANGGELFFHLSRERVFTEERAQFYGAEIVSALEYLHSRDVVYRDLKLENLMLDKDGHIKITDFGLCKEGITNEATMKTFCGTPEYLAPEVLEDNDYGRAVDWWGLGVVMYEMMCGRLPFYNQDHERLFELILMEEIRFPRNLSPDAKSLLAGLLKKDPKQRLGGSSEDAKEVMAHKFFSSINWQDVLQKKLTPPFKPQVTSETDTRYFDEEFTLQTITVTPPDQYDSLDVEDPEARTHFPQFSYSASVRE